In Chengkuizengella sediminis, one DNA window encodes the following:
- a CDS encoding NCS1 family transporter gives MEKKESYLKSKDLLPIPHDKKTIGSAGFAFIWVGMAVVLAAFAIGGTGVQSLSLGWVVLATVIGTVAIGAFMTIIGDIGIEHGLSFPVYMRAPFGTIGTHIPSLIRGFAASCWFGINTYFGSTAMNGILFVLFGFDNWFVCFLIFGTVQVINTSLGIKAVERFADLAAPIIIIISAWMYSTLSDKALAEGREVWSWIESPVAGGAAFTAFIVVIMSNMGFWATLAADMPSISRFIKAPKNERNWFKRNKSSLVGNIFALTATQTFMIIIGGVSYIAVKNYDPVVALQEAASGIILGILLLMIVLAQWSTNVSANLIPAATIFSNMGGPKVPFWAGVVAAGIIGSIVQPWYLFQIIIPALLIVGGILSAIVGILFVDYYVLRKRRVNVHELYKEDGQFKYLNGFNLAGFISWIIGGGMAYLLSTYSFIVGFIVGGACYYFLAKYWWFDKYKQSEIENPSDEKYLGITVGRDWDIEAGDTVIVQDAAPLVPSLSSKQKV, from the coding sequence ATGGAAAAGAAAGAAAGCTATTTAAAATCGAAAGATTTACTTCCCATTCCTCATGATAAAAAAACTATTGGAAGTGCAGGATTTGCTTTCATTTGGGTAGGAATGGCAGTAGTTTTAGCTGCCTTTGCTATTGGAGGTACGGGTGTTCAGAGTTTATCACTTGGATGGGTTGTACTTGCAACCGTCATAGGGACAGTAGCCATTGGAGCATTTATGACTATTATAGGTGATATCGGAATTGAACATGGACTGTCCTTCCCAGTGTATATGAGAGCTCCTTTTGGAACGATCGGTACGCACATTCCATCACTTATACGTGGATTTGCTGCTTCTTGTTGGTTTGGGATTAATACTTATTTTGGTTCTACGGCAATGAACGGTATCTTATTTGTACTTTTCGGATTTGATAACTGGTTTGTTTGTTTTCTTATATTTGGTACGGTTCAGGTTATTAACACCTCACTAGGTATAAAAGCTGTTGAGAGATTTGCTGATTTAGCAGCTCCCATCATCATTATTATTTCTGCATGGATGTACTCCACATTATCTGATAAAGCACTAGCAGAAGGAAGAGAAGTATGGTCATGGATTGAAAGCCCAGTTGCTGGTGGAGCAGCGTTTACGGCCTTTATCGTTGTCATTATGAGTAATATGGGATTCTGGGCAACTTTAGCTGCTGATATGCCTTCGATTTCACGTTTTATTAAAGCACCAAAAAATGAACGGAATTGGTTTAAACGTAACAAATCCTCATTAGTTGGAAATATCTTTGCACTCACTGCAACTCAAACTTTTATGATTATTATCGGTGGGGTTTCCTATATTGCTGTCAAAAATTATGATCCAGTTGTCGCACTTCAGGAAGCAGCTAGTGGTATTATTTTAGGCATCCTATTACTCATGATCGTACTTGCACAGTGGTCAACGAATGTTTCAGCAAACTTAATACCTGCCGCTACCATTTTTTCCAATATGGGAGGTCCAAAAGTTCCGTTTTGGGCAGGGGTAGTTGCTGCAGGAATTATCGGTTCTATCGTTCAACCTTGGTATTTATTCCAAATTATTATTCCAGCATTACTGATCGTAGGAGGAATTTTATCTGCCATTGTAGGCATCTTGTTTGTAGATTATTATGTTCTTCGGAAAAGAAGAGTGAATGTTCATGAATTATATAAAGAAGATGGGCAATTTAAATATTTGAATGGATTTAATTTGGCTGGTTTCATTTCATGGATCATCGGAGGAGGAATGGCGTATCTATTATCTACATATTCCTTTATCGTTGGTTTTATAGTAGGGGGAGCTTGTTATTACTTCCTAGCAAAATATTGGTGGTTTGATAAATATAAACAAAGTGAAATCGAGAATCCTAGTGATGAGAAGTATTTAGGTATAACTGTTGGCAGGGATTGGGATATTGAAGCAGGTGATACAGTGATCGTACAAGATGCAGCACCGCTTGTGCCTTCATTATCATCTAAACAAAAAGTTTAA
- the hydA gene encoding dihydropyrimidinase: MKKVIKNGTIVTATDTYKADILIENGKISMIGQQIELDGAEEVDATGNYVFPGGIDPHTHLEMPFGGTVSRDDFETGTIAAAFGGTTTVIDFCLTNKGEPIANAIQTWHDKSKNKAVIDYGFHLMIGEINENVLNELPAVIEEEGITSFKVFMAYKNVLQADDETLFRTLVTAKELGALVMVHAENGDVIDYLTKKALAEGHTDPVYHALTRPPEVEGEATGRAAQLTGLAKSQLYVVHVSCADAVEKITEARNKGIDIWGETCPQYLVLDISDLEKPDFEGAKYVWSPPLREKQHQEALWSALKNGQLQTLGSDQCSFDFKGQKDLGKGDFTKIPNGGPMIEDRVSILFSEGVKKGRITLNQFVDIMSTRNAKLFGLFPQKGTIAVGSDADVVIFDPLAERVLSAETHHMAVDYNAFEGMEITGEAVTVISKGEFVIKNKQFVGELGSGKYLKRAKYGELKKEDE, translated from the coding sequence ATGAAAAAAGTGATAAAAAATGGGACGATCGTTACAGCTACAGATACTTATAAAGCAGATATTTTAATAGAAAACGGTAAAATATCTATGATAGGTCAACAAATTGAATTGGATGGGGCAGAGGAAGTAGATGCGACAGGCAACTATGTATTTCCTGGAGGAATTGATCCTCATACACATTTAGAAATGCCATTTGGAGGAACTGTTAGTCGAGATGATTTTGAGACAGGAACCATTGCAGCAGCCTTCGGTGGGACCACAACGGTGATAGATTTTTGTTTAACTAACAAAGGTGAGCCAATCGCAAACGCGATCCAAACATGGCATGATAAATCAAAAAATAAAGCAGTGATTGACTATGGTTTCCATCTAATGATTGGTGAAATAAATGAAAATGTTTTAAATGAGTTACCCGCAGTAATAGAAGAGGAAGGAATTACTTCTTTTAAAGTATTTATGGCCTATAAAAATGTTTTGCAAGCGGATGATGAGACTTTGTTTCGTACTTTAGTTACAGCAAAAGAACTAGGTGCTCTTGTCATGGTGCATGCAGAAAACGGGGATGTCATTGATTATTTAACGAAAAAGGCACTTGCAGAAGGTCATACAGATCCAGTTTATCATGCATTAACTCGACCTCCAGAAGTTGAGGGGGAAGCGACAGGTAGAGCAGCTCAATTAACAGGATTGGCAAAATCTCAGTTGTATGTTGTCCACGTTTCTTGCGCAGATGCAGTAGAGAAGATTACAGAAGCTCGAAATAAAGGGATTGATATTTGGGGAGAAACGTGTCCTCAATATTTGGTATTAGATATCTCGGATCTTGAAAAACCTGATTTTGAAGGTGCAAAATATGTATGGTCTCCTCCTTTAAGAGAAAAGCAACATCAAGAAGCGTTATGGAGTGCATTGAAAAATGGGCAACTCCAAACTTTAGGATCAGATCAATGTTCATTTGATTTTAAAGGTCAAAAGGATCTTGGAAAAGGAGATTTTACAAAGATTCCAAACGGTGGCCCCATGATTGAGGATAGAGTAAGTATTTTATTCTCTGAAGGTGTGAAAAAAGGCAGAATCACATTGAATCAATTTGTTGATATTATGTCGACTAGAAATGCGAAGTTATTTGGTTTATTCCCACAAAAAGGAACCATTGCAGTTGGTTCAGATGCAGATGTCGTTATTTTTGATCCTCTTGCAGAACGGGTCCTTTCAGCAGAAACGCATCACATGGCGGTTGATTACAATGCTTTTGAAGGAATGGAGATTACAGGAGAAGCTGTAACTGTTATATCTAAGGGAGAGTTTGTCATTAAAAACAAACAATTTGTCGGTGAGCTTGGCTCAGGAAAATATTTAAAACGCGCAAAGTATGGTGAACTAAAAAAGGAGGATGAATAA
- the preA gene encoding NAD-dependent dihydropyrimidine dehydrogenase subunit PreA has translation MADLKINLAGIQSPNPFWLASAPPTNSGYQVQRAFEAGWGGAVWKTLGDPILNVSSRFAAVHFNGHRVAGFNNIELITDRPIEENLKEIYETKKRFPNHAIVVSIMVEPKQEKWHEIVKRVEDVGVDGLELNFGCPHGMAERGMGSASGQVPELLEKQTYWVKEVARTPVIVKLTPNITDITVTAESAAQGGADAISMINTINSLVGVDLDTWNTVPHVGGKGAHGGYCGPAVKPIALNMVAECARNDRVGIPISGIGGISNWKDAAQFMLMGATGVQVCTAVMHHGFSIVEDMIDGLSNYLDSKGITSVTDIIGKSVPRYSDWGHLDLNYNVVARINNDVCINCNKCHIACEDASHQCIDMLTDPSGNKYLEVREEDCVGCNLCSIVCPEEGAISMVELENKHEPMTWNERQAVIETLKK, from the coding sequence GTGGCGGATTTAAAAATTAATCTAGCAGGAATACAATCACCGAATCCATTTTGGCTGGCATCTGCTCCTCCAACGAACTCTGGTTATCAGGTACAGAGAGCATTTGAAGCAGGTTGGGGAGGTGCAGTGTGGAAAACATTGGGAGACCCCATATTGAATGTATCTTCTAGGTTTGCTGCCGTGCATTTTAATGGTCATAGAGTGGCAGGTTTCAATAACATTGAACTAATCACAGATAGACCGATTGAAGAAAACTTGAAAGAGATTTATGAAACAAAGAAACGCTTTCCTAATCACGCTATTGTTGTGTCCATCATGGTGGAGCCAAAACAAGAAAAGTGGCATGAAATTGTAAAACGGGTTGAAGACGTGGGTGTGGACGGATTGGAGCTGAATTTTGGATGTCCCCACGGTATGGCAGAGCGTGGAATGGGATCAGCCTCTGGTCAAGTACCCGAGCTTCTTGAAAAACAAACATACTGGGTGAAGGAAGTTGCACGGACACCAGTGATTGTAAAACTTACTCCCAATATTACAGATATTACGGTCACAGCAGAGTCAGCTGCACAGGGTGGGGCAGATGCAATTAGCATGATTAATACTATTAATAGCTTAGTCGGTGTTGATTTAGATACATGGAATACGGTTCCACATGTAGGTGGCAAAGGTGCACATGGTGGATATTGTGGTCCAGCAGTAAAACCCATTGCTTTAAATATGGTTGCAGAATGTGCGAGAAATGACAGGGTCGGTATTCCTATTTCTGGTATAGGAGGAATATCCAACTGGAAAGATGCTGCTCAATTTATGTTAATGGGAGCTACAGGTGTTCAAGTATGTACAGCCGTAATGCACCACGGTTTTAGCATTGTTGAGGATATGATTGATGGTCTCTCTAATTATTTAGATAGTAAGGGCATTACATCTGTGACAGATATCATTGGAAAATCAGTACCTAGATATTCCGATTGGGGTCATCTTGATCTGAACTATAATGTTGTAGCTAGAATTAACAATGATGTATGTATCAATTGTAATAAATGCCATATTGCTTGTGAAGATGCTTCCCATCAATGCATTGATATGTTAACTGATCCTAGTGGAAACAAATATTTGGAAGTACGTGAAGAGGATTGTGTTGGTTGTAACCTTTGTTCGATTGTTTGTCCTGAGGAAGGGGCAATCAGCATGGTTGAGCTTGAAAATAAACATGAACCGATGACTTGGAATGAACGTCAAGCAGTAATTGAGACATTAAAAAAGTGA
- a CDS encoding NAD(P)-dependent oxidoreductase, protein MVYSKSSNLSLDDLDQNFQEVQLGLTNREALEEANRCLYCYDAPCITACPTSIDIPKFIKKIASENLLGSAKTIMDANPIGASCARVCPTSELCEGACVLNYSTKPIMIGLLQRFATDWAMKNEQILFDAGKKNDKKIAVVGAGPAGLSAARELARMGYLVTMFETEEHAGGLNKYGIVSFRLPQNISDWEVEQVKSLGVEIRTNTRVGTDIQVHELLENFDRVVLSIGMSHVLDLGIEGEDLKGVFDAIEFVKDTKSGSVPESMKGKKVVVIGAGNTAIDGATCSVRLGAENVKILYRRTMDEMTAYDFEYEFAKQDGVEFRWLTAPHRIIGDENGYVRGIECIKMELGEPDQDGRRRPKPIQDSEFIIEVDAVIKAIGQTRYTKLIEDFALENNDGVVKVNSEPFQTSNPKVLACGDVIFSKGQGEAMVVTAAQQGKEVAYAIHQQFTREPIEVESNK, encoded by the coding sequence TTGGTTTATTCAAAATCTTCGAATCTATCTCTTGATGATCTAGATCAAAACTTTCAAGAAGTGCAACTAGGATTAACGAATCGAGAAGCTTTGGAAGAAGCAAATCGATGTCTTTACTGTTACGATGCTCCTTGTATTACAGCCTGTCCTACAAGTATAGATATTCCTAAGTTTATTAAAAAAATTGCAAGTGAAAATCTATTAGGATCGGCAAAAACAATTATGGATGCAAATCCGATTGGAGCTAGTTGTGCACGAGTTTGTCCAACATCGGAGCTTTGTGAAGGAGCTTGTGTATTAAACTATTCAACAAAACCAATTATGATTGGTTTATTACAGCGATTTGCAACCGATTGGGCTATGAAGAACGAACAAATATTGTTTGATGCAGGCAAAAAGAATGACAAGAAAATAGCGGTAGTAGGGGCTGGTCCAGCTGGGCTTTCAGCAGCACGGGAATTGGCACGAATGGGTTATTTAGTAACGATGTTTGAAACGGAAGAGCATGCAGGAGGACTGAATAAATATGGCATTGTTTCATTTCGTTTACCACAGAATATTTCAGACTGGGAAGTAGAGCAAGTGAAATCATTAGGGGTTGAGATTAGAACAAATACTAGAGTTGGCACAGACATTCAAGTCCATGAACTATTAGAAAACTTTGATCGTGTTGTTTTATCTATTGGCATGTCACATGTTCTTGATCTTGGAATTGAAGGAGAAGATTTAAAAGGTGTGTTTGACGCGATTGAATTTGTGAAAGATACGAAATCAGGTTCAGTGCCGGAATCGATGAAAGGAAAAAAAGTAGTCGTGATTGGTGCAGGGAACACCGCGATTGATGGAGCGACATGTTCCGTTCGACTTGGTGCAGAAAACGTAAAGATTTTATATAGAAGAACGATGGATGAAATGACGGCTTATGATTTTGAATATGAATTTGCCAAACAAGATGGAGTTGAATTCAGATGGTTAACAGCGCCCCATAGAATCATTGGAGATGAGAATGGGTATGTCAGAGGGATTGAGTGTATAAAAATGGAGTTAGGTGAACCAGATCAGGATGGTAGAAGACGTCCAAAACCAATACAAGATTCAGAATTCATCATAGAGGTGGATGCAGTCATTAAAGCAATTGGTCAAACAAGATATACCAAATTAATAGAAGATTTCGCATTAGAAAATAACGATGGTGTTGTAAAAGTAAATTCAGAACCTTTCCAGACATCAAACCCAAAAGTATTGGCTTGCGGTGATGTTATTTTCTCAAAAGGTCAAGGGGAAGCTATGGTTGTGACGGCTGCTCAACAGGGTAAAGAGGTAGCGTATGCCATTCATCAACAATTTACTAGAGAACCAATAGAAGTAGAATCAAACAAATGA
- a CDS encoding nitrilase-related carbon-nitrogen hydrolase encodes MSDKVQIGLIQSKHDVHGDEKIELHKEKSIEKHLKLVREAKEKGAQIICLQEIFYGPYFCAEQNSKWYDSAEEIPNGPTTRLFQELAEELEVVIVLPIYEREGIATYYNTAAVIDADGSYLGKYRKQHIPHVGVGNEGCGFWEKYYFKPGNLGYPVFDTAFAKIGVYICYDRHFPEGARLLGLNGAEIIFNPSATVAGLSEYLWKLEQPAHAVANGYYVGAINRVGFEPPWNMGEFYGQSYLANPRGEFVAIGTRDSDEIILGEMDKKMIREVRDTWQFYRDRRPETYADMTSLLP; translated from the coding sequence ATGAGTGATAAGGTTCAGATCGGTTTAATTCAATCTAAACATGATGTTCATGGAGATGAGAAGATTGAATTACATAAGGAAAAGTCAATTGAAAAACATCTAAAATTAGTTAGAGAAGCGAAAGAAAAAGGTGCACAAATTATTTGCTTACAAGAAATTTTTTATGGACCCTATTTCTGTGCAGAGCAAAATTCAAAATGGTATGATTCGGCAGAAGAAATTCCAAATGGTCCAACTACTAGGTTATTTCAAGAGTTAGCCGAAGAATTGGAAGTAGTCATTGTTTTACCCATCTATGAAAGAGAAGGCATAGCAACTTATTACAACACAGCAGCAGTCATAGATGCAGATGGATCGTATTTAGGTAAATATCGAAAGCAGCATATTCCTCATGTTGGTGTTGGAAATGAAGGTTGTGGTTTCTGGGAGAAATATTATTTTAAGCCAGGTAATTTAGGTTATCCAGTATTTGATACGGCTTTTGCAAAAATCGGAGTTTACATTTGTTATGATCGACATTTTCCAGAAGGTGCTAGATTGTTAGGGTTAAATGGTGCAGAAATTATTTTTAATCCCTCAGCAACTGTTGCAGGTTTGTCAGAATATCTTTGGAAGCTTGAACAGCCAGCTCATGCTGTTGCAAATGGATATTATGTTGGAGCGATAAATCGAGTTGGATTTGAACCTCCTTGGAACATGGGAGAATTTTATGGTCAATCTTATTTAGCTAATCCTAGGGGTGAATTTGTTGCAATAGGGACACGTGATTCTGATGAGATCATTTTAGGTGAAATGGATAAAAAGATGATTCGTGAAGTTAGAGATACGTGGCAGTTTTATAGAGACCGTAGACCTGAAACTTATGCAGATATGACATCACTATTACCCTAA
- a CDS encoding class I SAM-dependent methyltransferase, with translation MQSFKKKHKKNEQNNSLNVNKEIWNQETYDAWVQRFGEPKEAVKKIRKAPLKSLSVLYEKFGDVKEKKIMNLMGSNGSKAVALALLGAHATVVDFSEGNQRYAKELAHEAEVKIEYILSDVLTLSQEHLTGDYDIVFAEMGILHYFIDLNPFFDVVYKLLGNQGQFIIRDFHPVSTKLITSRGSTSKIRKHKVTGDYFNTSLEEKEVSFIKFLDQEKEPKKVLHRNWNLGEIVTAVAKAGLIIQSLDEEPNLSSEVFDKGIPKTFTLVAEKN, from the coding sequence ATGCAAAGTTTTAAGAAAAAACATAAAAAAAATGAACAAAATAATTCATTGAATGTGAATAAAGAAATCTGGAATCAGGAAACCTACGATGCTTGGGTGCAGCGATTTGGAGAACCTAAAGAAGCTGTTAAGAAGATCAGAAAGGCTCCATTAAAAAGTCTCTCCGTTCTTTACGAAAAATTTGGAGATGTAAAAGAAAAAAAGATCATGAATCTGATGGGCTCCAATGGAAGTAAAGCAGTAGCGTTAGCATTATTAGGGGCGCATGCAACTGTAGTAGATTTTTCTGAAGGTAATCAACGTTACGCAAAGGAATTAGCACACGAAGCTGAAGTGAAAATTGAATATATTTTGAGTGATGTTCTTACTTTATCTCAAGAGCATCTAACTGGTGATTATGACATCGTATTTGCAGAAATGGGAATCCTACATTATTTTATTGATTTAAATCCTTTTTTTGATGTTGTATACAAGCTACTAGGGAATCAAGGACAATTTATCATTAGAGATTTTCATCCAGTTTCAACCAAACTAATCACTTCTAGAGGTTCCACTTCCAAAATCCGTAAACATAAGGTGACAGGAGATTACTTTAATACTTCGTTAGAAGAAAAAGAAGTATCCTTCATTAAATTTCTAGATCAAGAAAAAGAACCAAAAAAAGTATTACATCGCAATTGGAACCTTGGAGAGATTGTTACTGCAGTAGCCAAAGCAGGATTAATCATTCAAAGTTTAGACGAAGAACCAAACCTATCAAGCGAGGTATTTGACAAAGGAATTCCCAAAACCTTTACTTTAGTTGCAGAAAAAAATTAA
- a CDS encoding metallophosphoesterase family protein → MKRILAISDIHGCFDEFNKLLTLVKFDPQNDRLILLGDYCDRGDQSKEVIEMIMHLNKENHVTCLKGNHDQMFLDWLLLDDPKKFAHYFRNGGEYTVYSYCGLEWFELGHTHEEAKQFILENYSEHIKFLSSLPLHHETESHIFVHAGVSPESENHNWKEQPIETFIWIRDEFIKSPVKLDKTVIFGHTPLSDIHECDDIWFGDGKIGIDGSCCYGSQLNCLEINDGGYKTYSVLRKYEIE, encoded by the coding sequence ATGAAACGAATACTAGCCATTAGTGATATACATGGATGTTTTGATGAATTCAATAAACTACTAACTCTTGTAAAGTTTGATCCCCAAAATGATAGATTAATTCTATTAGGTGATTATTGCGATCGAGGGGATCAATCTAAAGAAGTAATAGAGATGATCATGCATCTAAATAAAGAAAACCATGTGACTTGTCTTAAAGGAAACCATGATCAAATGTTCTTAGATTGGTTATTATTAGATGATCCAAAAAAATTCGCACATTATTTCCGTAATGGAGGCGAATATACTGTATACAGTTATTGTGGTTTGGAGTGGTTCGAATTAGGTCACACACATGAAGAAGCAAAACAGTTTATACTAGAAAATTATTCAGAACATATAAAATTCTTATCCTCTTTACCTCTTCATCATGAAACAGAATCTCATATTTTTGTTCATGCAGGAGTAAGTCCTGAGAGTGAAAATCATAACTGGAAAGAGCAGCCGATTGAAACTTTCATATGGATAAGAGATGAATTTATTAAGAGTCCAGTAAAACTAGATAAAACAGTCATTTTTGGACACACTCCATTAAGTGACATCCATGAATGTGATGATATCTGGTTTGGAGATGGTAAAATCGGAATTGATGGTAGTTGTTGTTATGGTTCACAACTGAATTGTTTGGAAATAAATGATGGTGGATATAAGACGTATTCAGTATTGAGAAAATATGAAATTGAATAA
- a CDS encoding cell filamentation protein Fic gives MSNFDHLSQLKDELDTYLPLPQDAINNLREVYRIEWTFHSNAIEGNTLSLLETKMVIEEGLTIGGKQLREHFETLNHSEAIDFVEEHAHKDEPITESTMKDIHYYNDI, from the coding sequence ATGAGTAACTTCGACCATTTATCTCAGTTGAAAGATGAGCTTGATACATATCTACCATTACCTCAAGATGCTATTAATAACCTAAGAGAAGTTTACCGTATAGAATGGACTTTTCATTCTAATGCGATTGAAGGAAATACATTATCTTTATTGGAAACAAAAATGGTGATCGAGGAAGGTTTAACAATAGGTGGAAAGCAATTACGGGAACATTTTGAAACACTTAACCACTCAGAAGCAATAGACTTTGTTGAAGAACATGCCCATAAAGATGAGCCTATAACGGAGTCCACAATGAAAGATATTCACTATTACAACGATATTTAA
- a CDS encoding Hcp family type VI secretion system effector: MNFKKNRLNWYISAVLIFSLLILVPQSATAAENSKVFLEIDGITGTSIFEGEERNIEVSSFAFGVARHVSLEAGNIANREATLPSFSGISFTKPLDIATVPIMKKHLTRIPFEAEFHFYFGEQKVPFYTIKLKDALISSYSQGNETESITISYSAIEFIYSDGKNTYRFGYDLRKATPL, from the coding sequence TTGAATTTTAAAAAAAATCGTTTAAATTGGTATATTTCTGCTGTCCTCATCTTTTCACTTTTAATTTTAGTTCCCCAATCTGCAACAGCAGCCGAAAATTCTAAAGTTTTCCTTGAAATTGATGGAATTACAGGCACATCGATATTCGAAGGGGAGGAGCGAAACATTGAAGTTTCGAGTTTCGCATTTGGTGTTGCGAGACATGTTAGTCTTGAAGCAGGTAACATTGCGAATAGAGAAGCAACACTCCCTAGTTTCAGTGGTATTTCCTTTACAAAACCATTGGATATTGCCACAGTACCAATTATGAAGAAACATTTGACAAGAATTCCCTTTGAAGCAGAGTTTCACTTTTATTTTGGGGAACAAAAAGTACCATTTTACACTATTAAATTAAAAGACGCTCTAATTTCGAGCTACTCTCAAGGAAACGAAACTGAAAGCATAACAATATCTTATAGTGCGATCGAATTCATATACAGTGATGGAAAGAATACTTATAGATTCGGGTACGATTTAAGAAAAGCTACACCTCTTTAA
- a CDS encoding NAD-dependent epimerase/dehydratase family protein, with protein MKMKGKVIMKKVLVLGGTRFFGKQLVNLLLENDYDVSIATRGLSSDPFGNRVHRFIIDRTDPDSLNKLSSKNWDIVYDNICYSPNDALHAVKAFKGSIKKYIFISSRAVYDAISDKPTFKEEDFDPFNYPINYGNRHDFSYDEGKRLAEAVLYQKADFSVTAVRFPIVLGNEDYTKRLEFHIDRISNGQEIGVKDQKALMSFISDEDASIFLYWLAEHSIEGPVNAASDGEINLTRLLSIIGKKVQKEVLTTTEINNNNLSPFALNHSFLIDTSKAVKHGFQFSNIHEWLPELIT; from the coding sequence ATGAAAATGAAAGGTAAGGTTATTATGAAAAAAGTACTAGTACTTGGAGGAACACGTTTTTTTGGAAAACAATTAGTGAATCTTTTGTTAGAAAATGATTATGATGTATCCATTGCTACAAGAGGATTGTCTAGCGATCCATTTGGAAATAGAGTTCATAGATTCATAATAGATAGAACAGATCCAGACTCTTTGAATAAACTAAGCTCTAAAAACTGGGATATCGTTTATGATAATATTTGTTACTCACCAAATGATGCATTGCATGCAGTAAAGGCATTTAAAGGTTCTATCAAAAAGTATATTTTTATTTCCTCTCGAGCTGTATATGATGCTATAAGTGATAAACCAACTTTTAAAGAAGAAGATTTTGATCCTTTTAATTATCCTATAAATTACGGGAATAGACATGATTTCTCATATGATGAAGGTAAACGATTAGCTGAAGCTGTCCTTTATCAAAAGGCTGATTTCTCTGTAACTGCTGTCCGATTTCCAATTGTTTTAGGTAATGAGGATTACACAAAGAGATTAGAATTTCATATAGATAGGATATCTAATGGACAAGAGATAGGTGTGAAAGATCAAAAGGCTCTCATGTCTTTTATCAGTGACGAGGATGCTTCTATATTTTTATATTGGTTAGCCGAACACTCTATAGAAGGTCCAGTTAATGCAGCTTCAGATGGAGAGATAAATCTAACTAGGTTACTATCAATTATTGGAAAAAAAGTTCAAAAAGAAGTACTGACAACAACTGAAATAAATAACAATAATCTTTCACCATTTGCACTAAATCATTCTTTCCTAATAGATACTTCTAAAGCTGTTAAACATGGGTTTCAGTTTTCAAATATTCACGAATGGCTTCCAGAATTAATAACTTAA
- a CDS encoding metallophosphoesterase, producing MLIWIVLLCLFIGYVLTSTLFVKVVSHKIHLDLPAPIKIVHLSDLHGRTTFLNGKLSKIVNSIDPDLVFITGDLVSRSKQLPKVLNELKRINTSKTFFVPGNYEREHSHGFKKRKLSNAEYLKNVETIGSLCRYLENSGEKMNLNGTKISIYGFDNSIYGLEEDNCNFKQNTKEVKILLAHSPSIIHYIDQHKLPYNLLLTGHTHGGQIRFFDKTFGAYKHFHLGMKKINSRSFFYINRGLGTVKLPIRINCYPEISVIRMD from the coding sequence ATGCTAATTTGGATTGTTTTGTTATGTTTATTCATTGGTTATGTACTAACTAGTACTCTTTTTGTAAAAGTAGTATCCCATAAAATTCATCTTGATTTGCCAGCTCCTATTAAGATTGTTCATCTATCTGACCTTCACGGTAGAACCACTTTTTTAAACGGAAAACTATCAAAAATAGTTAATAGTATCGATCCTGATCTTGTTTTCATTACTGGGGATTTAGTTTCTAGAAGCAAACAATTACCAAAAGTTCTAAACGAACTGAAAAGAATCAATACATCTAAAACCTTCTTTGTTCCTGGTAACTATGAAAGAGAGCATTCACACGGCTTTAAGAAAAGAAAGTTATCTAATGCTGAGTATTTGAAAAACGTTGAAACTATTGGAAGTTTATGCAGGTATTTAGAAAACTCAGGGGAAAAGATGAATTTAAATGGAACCAAAATCTCAATATATGGTTTTGACAACTCAATTTATGGTCTTGAAGAAGACAATTGCAACTTTAAACAAAATACAAAAGAAGTAAAAATATTACTAGCTCATTCGCCAAGCATTATTCATTACATAGATCAACACAAACTTCCTTACAACCTCTTATTAACTGGACATACACATGGAGGACAAATCCGTTTTTTTGATAAAACGTTTGGTGCTTATAAGCATTTTCATCTTGGGATGAAAAAAATAAATTCTCGATCATTTTTTTATATAAATCGAGGTTTAGGTACTGTAAAACTTCCCATTAGAATAAATTGTTATCCAGAAATCTCTGTCATACGTATGGATTAA